The genomic interval GTTTTTAAGTCGTGCTGCATAAATTGGTGTGACAAAAGTTAATGGAATAATCGCAATTTGTAATATCGACAAATAAAGACCTGCACGTGACACTGGAATATCATACGATAATAAAAATTCTGGTAGCCAGTTAATGAGTGAATAGAAAATAAGAGACTGCCCCCCCATGAGTAGCATAATTTGCCATGCGAGTGGTGATTTCCATACATTGACAGCGTGTGATAGGTCGACTTGTTTTTGTGCAGCATGATGACGTAACTGGAACGTCCATACGAGCACTGCAATGAAAGCGACGATGCCAATACTGCCTAATGCAACATTATAATTGTAATTTTTAAGTAGCGGTGCGGCGCCATAAGATGAAAGTGCACCAAAGATGTTCATCACGACGGTATAATAACCTGTCATAATACCTATACGATACGGGAATTTGGATTTAATCATTCCGGGTGCGAGGACATTACCAAATGCAATCCCGATACCAATCAGTATCGTCCCAATGTATAATAAACTGACCTCTGTCACACTTCTTAAAATGACACCGAATAAAATCAATAATAAAGCGACAAAGAGTGAGCGCTCCATTCCGAAACGGTGACTCACTTTAGCGACAAGTGATGAAATGATCGCAAAAGCTAATAAAGGAATGATGGAAATAAAGCTGACGGCTGTGTTGGATAAGTTTAATGTATCTTTAATCGCGGGTAATACCACGCCTACTGAAGTAATAGGTGCTCTTAAATTAGCGGCAATGAGCATAATACCGATAAAAAGTAACCAGTTGATACGGCTAGATTGTTGTTCCAAAGTGTCAACTCCTCTCTATATTTGGTATAATTGACGAAACGTTCTATATAAAGAACACACTATATCGTACATGATGTTCACTATATTGTAAATAGAAGGGGCTCAAAAATGGAAAATATTAACACAGTCGTTGCGGAAAACTTACAATATTACCGTCAAGCGCATCGTCTTAGTTTAGATAAAATCGCACAATTGACTGGCATTAGTAAAACAATGATTAGTCAAATTGAAAAAGGGGCAGCGAATCCAAGTATCAATACATTATGGAAAATCGCAAATGGATTACGTATTCCATTGACTTCATTAATTAGTGAAGAAAATGAAGCAATTCAAAAAATAGACCGTTCAGACATTCAGCCGATTTATAATGATGATCGCTCGGTCGTCGTTTATCCTTACTTTCCATATGAGGCGGCACATGCGTTTGAAATGTTTTGTATGCGTATGGATGCGGACAGTATACTCGAATCAGATGCACATCAAGAAGGTGCGAAAGAATACATTATTGTGAATGAGGGCACTTTAACACTTACTGTTGGAGACACACACTATGAAATTGAAGCGGGACAAGCAATCAGTTTTAATGCCAATACAGCGCATACGTACCGCAATCAAACAGGCGACCAGCTTAGAATTACGGCAACAATTCAATATTAATCGCGGAGGTAGTCTTCGGTAAGTGTGCCGGTAGACTGCCTCTTGTTGTGAAGTTGTGAAATATTAAGTAGCATAGAAATTGAAATGTATGCAAGAAAGGGGCATAGAATGAGAAAAGAAACAAAAGCTATATTAATAGTTATTGTAATCGCCCTAGTGATCGTCGGTTTCGTAAAATGGCTTATTTTCACACCTTACACGGTCAATGGCGCATCTATGCATCCTACATTTGAAACAGGTGACCGTGTCATTGTGAACAAACTGTCTCAAAAGCTGAATGTGCTTAATCACGGGGATGTCATTGTGTTTCATGAAGATGCGGAACGTGATTTTATCAAACGGATTATAGGCGTTCCTGGTGATCGTGTTGTATATCAAGATGATCAATTGTATATTAACGGCCAAAAGATAAAAGAACCTTATTTAAAAGCGAATAAAAAAGAAAAAGCAGCTGAATTTTTGACCGAAAACTTTGTCGGATATTGAGGGGTCAGAGGGAAGTACAACGATACCCCAAGGACATTATCTCGTCCTCGGTGACAATCGCCTGAACAGTATCGATAGTCGCTCATATACAGTAGGACTCGTGCCACACAAGAGTATTGTAGGAAAAGTATTTGTGAGATATTGGCCGTTAGAACGTGCGGAACTTCAGTTTAATCCGGGGACATTTGAAAAAGTTGAAGCATAAGGATGTTTCATATGAAACGGCGGCATTTAAAGAAATGTAAAAATCACGGCTATACTTCAGTGTTTGAAGTGTGACCGTGATTTTTTGGTTCGTTTTTAACGTTGTACGTTGTAGCTTAAACATTCCGTGTTCTAACGATTGCTGAATGATTCTGCGCGTTCCTAGACACTTTGTTATGGTTTAAATTTGTGGAATATTTTCGATGGCAATGACTTGATCATTTTGTGTGTAAACTTTAATTGTGTATGGATTGTCTTGGTGACTATCGTAATACCAAATGTTGCCATCTGTCATGTTAGGCGCTTGATGAACACCGATAAATTGTGCAGTCGTAACTTGATGTGGTGTGACATAGATATGTTCGACTTGATGTTGTGCGTTATAACTGACAGCAATATCACCATATGACGCGGCATCACGACCATCAATTTGAACAGTTTTTTCTGGAGGACCATGGGTTGCCTCGACATCTTTACGTGTTTCTCCGATATGAAAGTTTTGATAACCATCAATACGATCACTATGCATAAAGTCTTGGCTGAAGTCATATGACAGAACATCGAGGTGAACGGTGTGAGTACCTTGCTGGGTTTGAGTGGTTGTCGCTTTATTTTCTGTAGTGTTGAAATGGAGCTTAACTTGAGACAAACGGTAACCTCCATAAATCATCGCACCAAGCACAATGATGATGATTAAAATGATGAGTGCAATGAGCCATTTCGGATTAGATGATGGAGAAGGTTCGAATTTGGGCTGACGTTGTTGATGTGATGGATGGGTATGTTTTTGTTTACGAGACGTGAGGTCGCTTTTCAAAAAATAACCTCCTTTTATTTCTTTTAATAGTGACATTATAAGTAGTTGCAGAATTGGAAACAACTATAAAAGGCAAAATATAACGAAAAAATTGTATGTAAAATGAACATTCTCATCTGTTTCCAATGCAATTCAAATGATTTTTGGTATGATAATAACAAAAGTGAAAATAGGTGGTATGTAGTGATGACTCAAAGAGAACAAATTGCCGTGTGGACAGGTGTCATATACATCATACTCATGGGCATAGGTATGGCGATTGTGTCCGCATTAGGTTTCAGCTATAGTGACCCAGAAATGGTGCGCGTCATCGTCTTTTTTGAAATCATTTTTGCGGCATTGACTTTTATCGTTTATAAAAAATTGAAATTAACCGCATTGTCTGCACGCTTTCATTTTTCTAAGTGGCTCATTCCCTTTATTATCATTTTTATTGTGATGTTAAGTTTGTTTTTATTTACAGGAAACTGGACAGGGCGCCTTCCAATGATAGGATTAATTGCGCTGACGACGATGCTTGTCGGTTTTTCGGAAGAGTTGATGTTTAGAGGTATCGTCTTGCCTGTCTTATTAGAACGTCACGGTGTCATATTCAGCATCGTGATGAGTGCCGTATTTTTTGCGTTACTGCATGCAGTGAATGTATTTGCAGGTGTACCCCTATACGCAGTGCCTATTCAGCTATTAGCGACATTTTTATTCGGTCTAGTGTTCAGTTGTCTAGCGATACGTATTCGCAATATTATTCCGTTAATGATGTATCATTTTGTATGGGATTTTGTGTTGATTGCGCAACCTTTGACAGGTGCTCAAGTCGATACCGTGTCATTGATGGGTATTGCAGTTGAACTCATTGTTGTGATTCCAATCATGGTTTACACAGTGAAGCGTTATAAAGCGGTCAATGCATCATAGTGATTCAAAGGGTGGGGTGATATATTTCGCTTTGCCCTTTTTTACATACTTTTAATAATAACCTCACGCCATATTTAAATTGATTCATTACAATAGCAATGTATTTAATATTTGGTAGAGGAGTTATGACAGTTATGAAATTTAAAAAGCAGTTTGCACAATTATCCATTGCGAGTGCTTTGATCGCATCAACGTTAGGGACTGGACATGTGGCCTCCGCGTCAAGTGCAGGTGAAGGTCCTGAGCAACAAGCGGCGATGTACGGTGACACGAGCCATCCTAAAAATGTGATTTTCTTAGTGGGAGACGGCATGGGACCCGCGTACAACACAGCTTACCGTTACTTTGTGGACAACCCAGACACAAAAGAAATTGAGAAAACAGCTTTTGATGATTATTTAGTGGGGACACAACAAACGTATTCCGATGATGATAAAGAAAACATTACCGATTCTGCAGCGGCAGGAACGGCATTTAGTTCTGGCCATAAAACGTATAATGGAGCAATTGGAGTTGATAAACAGGAAAATGACTTAGAATCTGTACTCGAACGTGCGAAAAAGTTAGGAAAATCAACCGGTTTAGTCTCAACTGCTGAAATTACAGATGCGACACCTGCCGTTTATACCGCCAACATAGATGACCGTGATAAAAAAGATGAGATTGCCCATCAATTTTATGATCAACGTATTAACAATCAACATAAAGTCGACGTCATTTTAGGTGGCGGTGCGAAATATTTTGGTAAGGGAAATGGGAACATCACGGACCAGTTTAAAAATGATGGCTATGGTGTGGTCACAAATCGTCAACAATTAGAGAACGCAAATGAAGACCAATTGCTTGGCTTGTTTGCGGATAAAAATATGCCACTCGCGATTGATGCAGATGAGGACCAACCTGAATTGTTAGACATGCAAAAAGCTGCACTCGAGCGCCTTTCTAAAAATGATAAAGGTTTCTTCTTAATGGTAGAAGGGGCGTCTATCGATAAACAAGGTCATGCGAATGATATTACAGGGGTCATGTCCGAAATGGAAGGATTCGAAAAAGCATTTGCGAACGCGATTGATTACGCCAAATCACATCCAGACACACTCGTTGTTGCGACTGCTGACCATTCAACAGGTGGTTTAAGTATGGGGCAAGGCAGTGCATACGAATGGAACCCAGAACCGATTCAACAAATGAAACATTCAGGAAAATGGATGACAGAGCAAATTGCAGATGGAAAAGGTGTAGAAGAAACGATTCAAGCAGGATATGGATTTGACTTGAGTTCAAAAGAGATGAAAGACATTCAACAAGAAGCGGATGCATTGAAGAAGTTAGATGAAGAAAGTGACGATTACGAAGCCCAACAACAAAAACTGGAAGACGCCATTCAAGCACCGATTAACAAAAAATCCAATACAGGTTGGACAACAAACGGTCATACGGGTGAAGACGTGAATACCTATGCATTTGGACCAGGCGCTGACCAATTCCAAGGTAATATCGATAACACAGACAACGCGAAAAACATCTTCAACTTTTTTGGGGATGTTAAGCAGTAGAAGTGAATAAATAGGAATAAAATAAAGATACACGGACTGGGATATTGCGTTATCCTGGTCTTTTTTAATTTTTACAGTAAATAATGCACATTTAAACATTTTATGAGATCATTTATAATACAAATAATGAAATTTTAGAAAGGGGTATTGATAATGAAGAAAAAGATTCATGTTGTAGGTGCCGTTATTTTTGATCAACATAAAGTGTTATGTGCACAAAGAAGTGAAAGGATGAGCTTGCCTTTATTATGGGAATTTCCAGGTGGTAAAATTGAACAAGGAGAGTCTGATGTTGACGCATTGAAACGAGAAATTCGTGAAGAAATGGAATGTGATGTGGAAGTCGGTGACAAAATCACAACGACTGAATACGAATATGATTTTGCTGTCATCGTGTTAACGACTTACCGTTGTACATTGAAAGATACCTTGCCGACACTTACTGAACACCGAGCGATTGAATGGTTAGATAGTAAAGATTTACATCAATTGGAATGGGCGCCAGCTGATGTTCCAGCAGTAGATATCATAGTAAACGAGGCGTAACGAGATGGACTATTTACTTGATGATTTTAAAAATTCGTTACATAAAGGTTTTATCGATCGTTCTATTGAAAAACAAGGCCACTTTTTGCCTAAACTCCTCATTAATAATGCACAAGAAAATGTATTAGCGACAATTATTGATGAATTGTATCGCTGTGAATCATTTAGTATTTCGGTCGCATTTGTGACTGAGAGCGGTTTGGCAAGTTTGAAAACGCATCTTTATGAATTGAAGATGAAAGGCATTCGGGGTCGTATTTTAACCTCTAACTATTTATCGTTTAATTCACCTAAAATGTATGAAGAGTTAATGAAGTTAGAAAATGTAGATGTGCGTGTCACAAATGTGAGTGGTTTTCATGCAAAAGGTTATATTTTTGATCATGATTACTATACGTCGATGATTGTCGGCAGTTCTAACCTGACATCTCATGCATTAAAAGTAAATTACGAACATAATATTATGTTTTCATCCCATCGCAATGGTGATATCGTACATAAAGTTAAAAATCAATTTGAACAGTTATGGGAAACAAGTGAGCCATTAACAGTAGCGTGGATTGAAAACTATCGTAAAGTGTATCAACCGAAAACGAGACAAGCGATATTTGAAGTAGAACAAGCACAAATTGAAACACAACGTCAATTACAATCTGCTCAAGCTATCGTACCGAACATGATGCAACAAGAAGCATTGAGAGAACTGGAAATGATTAGACAGCAAGGAGAAAGTAGAGGCTTGATTATTTCAGCGACAGGTACAGGGAAAACGATTATGTCCGCACTTGACGTGAGACAGGTACAACCAGAAAAATTCCTTTTTATCGTACATAATGAAGGGATTTTGAGAAGAGCAATGGAAGATTATCGACGTGTGTTAGCAGATGAACCCGCCGATGCATTTGGATTATTAACTGGAAATGATAAACAAACAACTGCAAAATATTTATTTTCAACGATTCAAACGATTTCAAAACCTGAAATTTATGAACAGTTTTCGCCTGAATATTTCAATTATA from Staphylococcus sp. MI 10-1553 carries:
- a CDS encoding CynX/NimT family MFS transporter codes for the protein MEQQSSRINWLLFIGIMLIAANLRAPITSVGVVLPAIKDTLNLSNTAVSFISIIPLLAFAIISSLVAKVSHRFGMERSLFVALLLILFGVILRSVTEVSLLYIGTILIGIGIAFGNVLAPGMIKSKFPYRIGIMTGYYTVVMNIFGALSSYGAAPLLKNYNYNVALGSIGIVAFIAVLVWTFQLRHHAAQKQVDLSHAVNVWKSPLAWQIMLLMGGQSLIFYSLINWLPEFLLSYDIPVSRAGLYLSILQIAIIPLTFVTPIYAARLKNQVLPIAFTGVLFTVAILILMFAPRMALLSLIIIGIALGIAFGLVNTLFSLRTESGLTAAKLAGMSQAVGYLLACIGPLFFGILHDWTGQWMVSLLVLLVTGLAIMTIGSRSGRNTTIEKTLEQ
- a CDS encoding helix-turn-helix domain-containing protein, which codes for MENINTVVAENLQYYRQAHRLSLDKIAQLTGISKTMISQIEKGAANPSINTLWKIANGLRIPLTSLISEENEAIQKIDRSDIQPIYNDDRSVVVYPYFPYEAAHAFEMFCMRMDADSILESDAHQEGAKEYIIVNEGTLTLTVGDTHYEIEAGQAISFNANTAHTYRNQTGDQLRITATIQY
- a CDS encoding CPBP family intramembrane glutamic endopeptidase, whose product is MTQREQIAVWTGVIYIILMGIGMAIVSALGFSYSDPEMVRVIVFFEIIFAALTFIVYKKLKLTALSARFHFSKWLIPFIIIFIVMLSLFLFTGNWTGRLPMIGLIALTTMLVGFSEELMFRGIVLPVLLERHGVIFSIVMSAVFFALLHAVNVFAGVPLYAVPIQLLATFLFGLVFSCLAIRIRNIIPLMMYHFVWDFVLIAQPLTGAQVDTVSLMGIAVELIVVIPIMVYTVKRYKAVNAS
- a CDS encoding alkaline phosphatase, translated to MKFKKQFAQLSIASALIASTLGTGHVASASSAGEGPEQQAAMYGDTSHPKNVIFLVGDGMGPAYNTAYRYFVDNPDTKEIEKTAFDDYLVGTQQTYSDDDKENITDSAAAGTAFSSGHKTYNGAIGVDKQENDLESVLERAKKLGKSTGLVSTAEITDATPAVYTANIDDRDKKDEIAHQFYDQRINNQHKVDVILGGGAKYFGKGNGNITDQFKNDGYGVVTNRQQLENANEDQLLGLFADKNMPLAIDADEDQPELLDMQKAALERLSKNDKGFFLMVEGASIDKQGHANDITGVMSEMEGFEKAFANAIDYAKSHPDTLVVATADHSTGGLSMGQGSAYEWNPEPIQQMKHSGKWMTEQIADGKGVEETIQAGYGFDLSSKEMKDIQQEADALKKLDEESDDYEAQQQKLEDAIQAPINKKSNTGWTTNGHTGEDVNTYAFGPGADQFQGNIDNTDNAKNIFNFFGDVKQ
- a CDS encoding (deoxy)nucleoside triphosphate pyrophosphohydrolase gives rise to the protein MKKKIHVVGAVIFDQHKVLCAQRSERMSLPLLWEFPGGKIEQGESDVDALKREIREEMECDVEVGDKITTTEYEYDFAVIVLTTYRCTLKDTLPTLTEHRAIEWLDSKDLHQLEWAPADVPAVDIIVNEA